TGGAGGAGCTGAATATTAGAATCCATGAGTATGGTGAAGACTGCTGGTAGGGTTGTCCATAGCCTAGGACCCATCAGCACCCACAATTTATTCCAAGAACATGCTGCAACTCTTGGTCGCAACTCCGGCTGCATGGTAGGCCCAGCAGTAATATGGCACTGGTAAGTGTATTATGGGGGATAGAGTGTTTTAGAGGTGGTAGACTGTCATGTTCTGTCTTTCCAAGGGACCTCGAGGTGTGATTGATGAGGCAAGCTGATGTTGATGGCAGTCACAGTGACATGGCCAGAAATTTTGCATTTAGCCTCATTCTGTTCACTGCCATGAAGTTCACTGGTCCCTATTATGTAATATTAGTTACAATAAGTTTCTTACAATGATGAATAAAGAGACTCAGACACATTGTTTGCTACCTCATCTTGTGACCTTTATTTAATAACAGAGCAGTAGATTGGAAAAAGCCCTGTGAATCCCTGACTCTTGCAAAGAGTCGTACTTCAACACTGaggagaggaaaaacccccagtggaggaaacctctaaggAGCCATGGCTGAAGGACTACCCCTCCTCTGGGCAAGGGAGTAAAAAGCCAACATTTGATGTCAGGTAGCTGAAGAAAGTCTGATAAATGGCAAGTCCGGTATTGAGAACAGAaaccgagcccggaatctgcctcttaATGCAGCAGAATATATCTGACTGCGGAAAGTACGGTAAATGCCAAGTCCGGTATTGAGAACAGAaaccgagcccggaatctgcctcttaAGGCAGCAAAATATATCTGACTGCGGAAAGTCCAGTAAATGCCAAGTCCGGTATTGAGAACAGAaaccgagcccggaatctgcctcttaAGGCAGCAGAATATATCTGACTGCGGAAAGTCCAGTAAATGCCAAGTCCGGTATTGAGAACAGAaaccgagcccggaatctgcctcttaATGCAGCAGAATATATCTGACTGCGGAAAGTCCGGTAAATGCCAAGTCCAGTTTTGAGAACAGAaaccgagcccggaatctgcctcttCATGCAGCAGAATATATCTGactgcggaaagtccggtgaaTGTCTTGTCCAGCAATGTACAGATGGATttagttgtcttcctggcgctctgcCCCTGGTTCTTAACTTTATATTTTATTGGGGGTTTTCTGGGTCCTGGGTCTTTTGCCTCAGAATGATGGAGACGCCTTCTCTGGACAACATTAATGACAAATtctgagagagaaaaaagaagaaagagcATGTATCATAAAACTGATGCAATATATTCTTTTCTTCTCTTAAATGTTTCTGGGGCACATGAGACTTTCACACATTATCTACTCACCTGGAAATCTGTATAGTACATAATCGGGAATATTAGCAGGCCAACAAATCCCACCCACTCGCCTACCATGCCTATCATAGAGAAGATCTGCAGAAGATAGAGGGAGAGAATAGAGAATGTTAGTGTCCAGCTTTTCTCACCAATGGCTCTGGTATGGAGTGAGATGGGAGGATGGCATGTCCTTCAAGAGTTTCTCTATTACTATTACGCAAGGTTGTGAATATTGACATAAACTGACCTCTTTACAGTGATCATTGTTACATAGGCGGATCATGGTGAAGTCTAAATCAACTGGAAGAAGGTGTTAAGGAGAAGTAAAAAAAGTGTATTATTACAGTGTTTACTGTCATGTCTGATCCGCTCTACAATGGAGTCCCAGACAGCTGATAATCTCAAATGTATCCAGCACACAACATTGCACTGTACCAGTCAGGTATAAAAGGATACAGATCAGCAGTGCCACAATGGTCACCAAGGTTGATGCCAGTCTTATGTGGCACACGTGACGACTGCTGAAGGATTTCTCATACAGGCATATAGCTTGGCTCAGGTTGTAAAcggcaaataaaaaaaagccagTTCCTGCTCCGATACTGTGAGCTATGGGATTGATCTTCGTCTAGAACATAAACAGAAATATAAATGTCATCAATGAGGTCATCAAGAAGATCTGAGAATAGAGAACAGCAGAAGACGCAGGTGGAGTGTAATTATATAAAGACTAAAATGGTCCAAACacagtatatattgtatatatacataGACTTCAGTGGCCCCGGGCATTGACCCTCTCTAACTACTTGTCCTGAGCCCTCTGTGTACTACTGGATACTTATATAAAACCTGATAACTCACCGAACATACACCAGTCACGGCACTGGCAATACATGCGAGCCATCCCATGGCGTATAGGATTTTCTGGTAGATGATATTTCGCTTCTCTGATGGTTCAGAATGGAGGATCATGAACCTGTATTGGACGGAAACGACGCCAGCTCCTGAAATAGACAATACATGTCATCATTATAATTTCTATACACATTTGTAATAACCTACAGAAGTCAGTGATGATTATAATCTCCAGTGATGACCACCGTTCAGCGCTAAATAATGATTACAGCTCTGGAGTCGCTGAGCTCTTCATCATCTTATCTCTATATAGG
This window of the Bufo bufo chromosome 6, aBufBuf1.1, whole genome shotgun sequence genome carries:
- the LOC121005575 gene encoding uncharacterized protein LOC121005575, yielding MGAEFPESVVFTIVFMVTSILGAGVVSVQYRFMILHSEPSEKRNIIYQKILYAMGWLACIASAVTGVCSTKINPIAHSIGAGTGFFLFAVYNLSQAICLYEKSFSSRHVCHIRLASTLVTIVALLICILLYLTVDLDFTMIRLCNNDHCKEIFSMIGMVGEWVGFVGLLIFPIMYYTDFQNLSLMLSREGVSIILRQKTQDPENPQ